In a single window of the uncultured Dysgonomonas sp. genome:
- a CDS encoding retropepsin-like aspartic protease, which yields MRVKNTILLLVFVLSSMYVCAQAPDERASTLLNRADYIELNRQYPSLKDSIHPMLKSLSEAVLSSSLNRPERALDDINRLLEYHQQEIGFMNVQAMFLKKCMVQAEMGNYSQAANDLQYFMNEVSEHMDSTMLKSYKETYAVYDKMRSVPPPALERPLADCEIPIEIDSLSVGGQLIYVPVTINGFPERFIFDTGCPGGAFISEEYASKLNLRTVADSVMVNGVGRGIGKIALIDSLRVGNMVYKNSTAVVVPPNLAVDSVFKVDLVLGSGIMKASGEVRILPQEKKLVFPISQTPLPPTGNNMIFLSDHPYIEAYSNTERLIMHFDTGNAGGGLHYKYYXMCVLKPQMKELAPY from the coding sequence ATGAGAGTGAAAAATACCATTTTATTGCTTGTGTTCGTATTATCAAGCATGTATGTGTGTGCTCAAGCCCCAGATGAAAGAGCTAGCACCTTATTGAATCGAGCAGATTATATAGAGTTGAACCGTCAATATCCATCACTTAAAGACAGTATTCATCCTATGCTGAAAAGTTTGTCGGAAGCAGTATTGAGCTCTTCTCTCAATCGTCCGGAACGCGCACTCGATGATATAAATCGTTTGTTGGAATATCATCAGCAAGAGATCGGTTTTATGAATGTGCAAGCGATGTTTTTGAAAAAGTGTATGGTACAGGCTGAAATGGGCAATTACAGTCAGGCTGCCAATGATTTGCAATATTTTATGAATGAGGTATCGGAGCATATGGATAGTACGATGCTGAAAAGTTATAAAGAAACTTATGCAGTGTATGATAAAATGCGGAGTGTACCACCACCGGCTTTAGAGCGACCGTTAGCTGACTGTGAAATACCGATAGAAATAGATTCCCTGTCTGTGGGTGGACAATTGATTTATGTACCAGTTACAATAAACGGTTTCCCGGAAAGGTTTATATTCGATACAGGATGCCCCGGCGGTGCATTTATATCTGAAGAATATGCATCAAAGCTGAACCTTAGAACTGTTGCAGATTCAGTAATGGTAAACGGGGTCGGTCGCGGAATCGGTAAAATAGCCTTGATAGACAGTTTACGTGTAGGTAATATGGTGTACAAGAATTCAACAGCAGTTGTTGTCCCTCCGAATCTAGCTGTAGACTCTGTTTTCAAAGTAGATCTTGTGCTTGGATCGGGTATAATGAAAGCTTCGGGAGAAGTAAGAATTTTACCTCAGGAGAAAAAGCTGGTTTTCCCTATTAGCCAAACTCCTTTGCCTCCGACAGGTAATAATATGATATTTCTGTCAGACCATCCCTATATAGAAGCCTATTCAAATACAGAGCGTCTTATTATGCATTTCGATACGGGAAATGCCGGTGGAGGTTTGCACTATAAATATTATGNTATGTGTGTGCTCAAGCCCCAGATGAAA
- a CDS encoding sigma-70 family RNA polymerase sigma factor, with protein MNEQLLIAGCKRGESWARKQLYELHAPVMMGVCMRYTNDRETAKDILQDGFIKVFTKIDTYSETGSLGGWMRRVFVTTALEYLRRNDALKLSVSIDDYNEAMENVDVSALDQISADELMACVAALPEGYRTVFNLFAIEGYTHSEIANMLNIKESTSRSQFIRARKVLQNKVESLLMHENARQEKP; from the coding sequence ATGAACGAACAGTTATTAATAGCGGGATGTAAACGTGGCGAATCATGGGCTCGTAAGCAATTATACGAGTTACATGCACCGGTCATGATGGGTGTTTGCATGCGCTATACTAACGACAGGGAGACGGCTAAAGATATACTTCAGGATGGGTTTATCAAGGTATTTACCAAGATAGACACCTATTCCGAAACAGGTTCGCTAGGCGGTTGGATGCGTCGGGTTTTTGTAACTACAGCACTCGAATATCTCCGGCGAAACGACGCTCTTAAATTAAGTGTAAGCATTGACGATTACAACGAAGCGATGGAGAATGTCGATGTTTCGGCTTTGGATCAGATTTCGGCAGATGAACTGATGGCGTGTGTAGCTGCATTACCGGAAGGTTACCGGACAGTTTTCAACCTTTTTGCGATAGAAGGATACACACATAGCGAAATAGCAAATATGCTGAATATCAAAGAAAGTACCTCGCGTTCTCAATTTATCAGGGCGCGGAAAGTTTTACAAAATAAAGTGGAATCTCTATTAATGCATGAAAATGCCAGACAAGAAAAACCATAA
- a CDS encoding outer membrane beta-barrel protein, translating into MPDKKNHNEQPDEFSRLIGQKLEDYRMPVEADYWNEIELRMKPKQRKSVWWIGGSVAAIAVIVILLLSIPKNDEPPFNPVAGINNFNATDFIISKPEKQTNTVVSTTNNNILQLQAKSYPVSISSKTEKDTLLAEENNTSNESLPVTIADTISLAHVEEIVQDVIAEGKDLAENNVNTTDTISSAPTIQEKKPIEKKSKEPGRLLIAKAENNDNKWLMSASVSSGGGSSSNGNMHKGLMYDYATSANVSESFTDAAPSLLNRELNVNDFSEIDHSLPLSFGVNVRKDINKYIGIETGLTYTYLSSKFQKKAIKSLEARQELHYLGIPVNVVLYLWNSSNWNIYLSAGGMVEKGLTYKYTEDIYDKNNNTAVVHDKGSISGLQWSLNASLGASYMFYNDWSIYFEPRFSYYFNNKQPISIRTEKPSVFGLGAGLRYKF; encoded by the coding sequence ATGCCAGACAAGAAAAACCATAACGAACAACCTGACGAGTTCAGCAGACTGATAGGGCAAAAACTGGAAGATTACCGGATGCCTGTAGAAGCAGACTACTGGAACGAGATTGAGCTTCGGATGAAGCCCAAACAGAGGAAGTCTGTCTGGTGGATTGGGGGCTCTGTTGCAGCAATAGCTGTCATCGTGATTTTACTACTCTCTATACCCAAAAATGACGAGCCCCCTTTCAATCCGGTTGCAGGAATAAATAATTTCAATGCTACTGATTTCATAATATCAAAACCCGAGAAACAAACAAACACAGTTGTTAGCACCACTAACAACAATATATTACAACTACAAGCCAAAAGTTATCCGGTCTCTATATCCAGCAAAACAGAAAAAGATACATTGTTAGCTGAAGAAAACAATACTTCGAACGAGTCATTGCCTGTAACGATTGCCGATACCATTAGTCTGGCACATGTTGAAGAAATTGTACAGGACGTAATCGCTGAGGGTAAAGATCTGGCTGAGAATAACGTTAATACTACTGATACGATTTCTAGTGCTCCAACCATACAAGAGAAGAAACCGATAGAGAAGAAATCCAAAGAACCGGGCAGGCTATTAATCGCAAAGGCAGAGAATAATGACAACAAATGGCTGATGTCTGCATCTGTTTCATCAGGAGGAGGTTCCTCTTCCAACGGAAATATGCATAAGGGTCTTATGTATGACTATGCTACGTCGGCAAATGTTTCAGAATCATTCACTGATGCTGCTCCGTCCTTGTTAAACAGGGAATTGAATGTAAATGATTTTTCAGAAATAGATCACTCTTTGCCGCTGTCATTCGGTGTGAATGTTCGCAAGGATATTAACAAGTACATCGGTATTGAAACCGGATTGACATATACCTACTTGTCATCAAAGTTTCAAAAGAAAGCGATTAAATCATTAGAAGCCCGTCAGGAACTGCATTACCTGGGTATCCCTGTCAATGTAGTCCTGTATTTGTGGAATAGTTCAAACTGGAATATCTACCTGTCAGCCGGAGGTATGGTGGAAAAGGGACTGACATATAAATATACGGAAGATATATATGACAAGAATAACAATACTGCGGTTGTTCATGACAAGGGTAGTATAAGCGGCCTGCAATGGTCTTTGAATGCATCATTGGGTGCATCGTATATGTTCTATAATGACTGGAGTATATATTTTGAACCTCGATTCTCTTACTATTTTAATAATAAACAACCAATTAGTATTAGAACGGAAAAACCTTCAGTATTTGGTCTTGGCGCCGGACTCAGATACAAGTTTTAA